The following coding sequences are from one Virgibacillus necropolis window:
- a CDS encoding nucleoside triphosphate pyrophosphohydrolase, with translation MPTYNKLIRDKIPAIIKMTGKNANTTILSDDDYVKELKKKTKEELQEYLEADNDQDALEELADLLELIHSLATVHGSGIKEVEKIREQKADQRGGFKEKVFLTDVE, from the coding sequence ATGCCTACATACAACAAATTAATCCGTGATAAAATTCCAGCAATCATCAAAATGACGGGAAAGAATGCTAACACTACTATTTTGTCTGACGATGATTATGTAAAGGAACTAAAAAAGAAAACGAAAGAAGAATTACAAGAGTATTTAGAAGCGGATAATGACCAAGATGCTCTAGAGGAACTAGCTGATTTATTAGAGTTGATTCATTCCCTAGCTACTGTGCATGGTAGCGGGATTAAAGAAGTAGAAAAGATTCGTGAACAAAAAGCGGATCAACGTGGTGGGTTTAAAGAAAAAGTGTTTTTGACTGATGTGGAATAG
- a CDS encoding DUF3231 family protein, protein MNEEKKIHLTSSEIASLWTAYMNDSMSKCILSFMLKYIDDPDIKPAVQSAYNISSDHLDQLLTLFEKEKYAVPNGFTEEDVNMNAPWLFSDTFCLSYINHMAKVGMLGYGGFVAMSAKEEIRNYFIQGLTETATLFNESSEIALSKGINARHPYIEVPKEADYVDSKKYMSGLNPFSNKRPLNAVEISHLYMNVLTNEMGAKLCLSFAQTSPTKEVQDFMLRGKEISQKHTKIFASTLLEDDIQAPHTPDVSISYSTTQTFSDKLLMFHISLISASGIGNYATAAAASQRTDLTVNYERLSLEVARLAKSGADIMIKHNWLEQPPGKKDREKLAKNKQKS, encoded by the coding sequence ATGAATGAAGAAAAGAAAATTCATTTAACATCATCAGAAATTGCTTCTCTATGGACTGCTTATATGAATGACAGTATGTCTAAATGTATATTAAGTTTTATGCTAAAGTATATTGATGACCCAGACATAAAGCCTGCTGTGCAGTCAGCATATAATATTTCATCAGATCATTTAGATCAATTACTCACTCTTTTTGAAAAGGAAAAATACGCCGTTCCAAATGGATTTACCGAAGAAGACGTAAACATGAACGCTCCATGGCTTTTCTCTGATACGTTTTGTTTATCGTATATAAATCACATGGCAAAAGTAGGAATGTTAGGATATGGTGGGTTTGTCGCTATGAGCGCCAAAGAAGAAATAAGAAATTATTTTATACAGGGTTTAACAGAAACAGCTACTCTCTTTAATGAATCGAGTGAAATAGCTCTTTCAAAAGGAATAAATGCCAGACATCCTTATATTGAAGTTCCTAAAGAAGCGGATTATGTGGACAGCAAAAAATATATGAGTGGCTTAAATCCATTTAGCAATAAACGACCACTAAACGCCGTTGAGATCTCTCATTTGTATATGAATGTACTGACAAACGAAATGGGAGCGAAATTGTGTCTTAGTTTTGCTCAAACTTCCCCAACTAAAGAAGTACAAGATTTTATGCTACGAGGAAAAGAAATTTCACAAAAGCACACTAAGATCTTTGCTTCTACACTGTTGGAAGATGACATTCAAGCGCCACATACCCCTGATGTAAGTATAAGTTACTCGACAACACAGACGTTCTCAGATAAATTGCTTATGTTTCATATCTCACTTATAAGTGCATCTGGAATAGGAAATTATGCCACTGCTGCGGCTGCCAGTCAACGTACTGATTTAACGGTCAACTATGAACGGTTATCGTTAGAAGTTGCGCGACTTGCAAAAAGTGGAGCGGATATCATGATTAAACATAATTGGCTTGAGCAACCACCAGGAAAAAAGGATCGAGAAAAGTTAGCCAAGAATAAACAAAAAAGCTGA
- a CDS encoding thioesterase family protein: MFPEDNTLMSVNVRPEWVDYNGHMNDAEYARVFSIAVDQLMNKIGIDESFRDEQHYSIFTLETHLCYLAEAHQDEPLQVTVQLLDQDAKRLHVFFVMENREGKRLATSEQMLMGMDMKEGRPAPFPSQIESKVSALAEAQKNKPVPDEAGKKIAIRKKGK; this comes from the coding sequence ATGTTCCCTGAAGACAATACACTGATGAGCGTGAACGTACGGCCAGAATGGGTTGACTATAACGGACACATGAACGATGCCGAATATGCCCGTGTATTCAGCATTGCCGTGGATCAGCTGATGAACAAGATTGGCATTGACGAAAGCTTCCGCGATGAACAACACTATTCCATTTTTACCTTGGAAACACACTTATGCTACCTGGCAGAAGCTCACCAAGATGAGCCGCTTCAAGTGACAGTACAACTACTTGATCAGGATGCCAAACGACTGCACGTCTTTTTCGTTATGGAAAACAGGGAAGGCAAGCGTCTGGCAACAAGCGAGCAAATGCTCATGGGAATGGATATGAAAGAGGGACGTCCCGCACCTTTCCCATCCCAAATTGAGTCAAAAGTATCAGCCCTAGCAGAAGCTCAAAAAAATAAACCCGTCCCTGACGAAGCAGGGAAAAAAATCGCCATACGCAAAAAAGGCAAATAA
- a CDS encoding GNAT family N-acetyltransferase yields the protein MSIEAIFTTIPRLVTEQYMLRGLTIDDAAELFTFVSDKETMKFVTPHPVQTEAEMREIIYMQLERYNDRREIPWVIVNNKNGEIVGQFHFHKLNLWHKKADIGAIIRKEYQNNGVMTEILRQVLAFGFETLGLNRIVGDTFAGNNGSKKILNKYGFTKEGVLRQTDFDGEKYHDTVVYSIMKSEYIR from the coding sequence ATGTCAATCGAAGCTATTTTTACCACAATACCTAGGTTAGTGACGGAACAATACATGTTAAGAGGGTTAACGATAGATGATGCAGCAGAATTATTTACTTTCGTCAGTGACAAGGAAACGATGAAGTTTGTTACGCCGCATCCAGTTCAGACAGAAGCTGAGATGCGAGAGATAATCTATATGCAGCTGGAACGCTATAATGATCGAAGGGAAATTCCATGGGTAATCGTGAATAATAAGAATGGTGAAATTGTTGGCCAATTTCATTTTCATAAATTAAATTTGTGGCATAAGAAGGCCGATATAGGTGCTATCATTCGTAAGGAATATCAAAATAATGGTGTAATGACTGAAATTCTTCGGCAGGTTCTCGCTTTTGGCTTTGAAACTCTTGGGTTAAATCGCATAGTTGGCGATACTTTTGCTGGTAATAATGGATCAAAAAAGATTTTGAATAAGTATGGCTTCACGAAAGAAGGCGTGCTTAGGCAGACGGATTTTGACGGGGAGAAATATCATGATACGGTCGTTTATTCGATAATGAAGTCGGAATATATAAGATGA
- a CDS encoding SpoVR family protein: MKALQNAIDEITDIASGFGLDFFPMRYEICPADIIYTFGAYGMPTRFTHWSFGKQFHKMKLQYDLGLSQIYELVINSDPCYAFLLNTNSLIQNKLIVAHVLAHCDFFKNNVRFSNTRRDMVESMTATAERIADYEMLYGKDEVEKFLDAILSIQEHIDPSIVRPKLNVNDVEADDKKEQAQPVTPYDDLWSLDKNPSSDNKPSTDKQKKKFPPKPEKDILLFIEENSRELADWQRDILTMMREEMQYFWPQLETKIMNEGWASYWHQRILRELDLTSDEAVEFASLNASVVQPSKQQINPYYLGLKIYEDIEERYNNPTKEMQELGVELNSGREKMFEVREIESDISFIRNYLTKDLVKQEDMYLFEKQGRDYKITDKDYEQVRDQLIHMRVNGGFPFLSVEDGDYMRNGELYLVHSYEGTELNLPYLENVLPYIYQLWGRNVHMETYVEDKKVKYAYDGKRVQRHYL, from the coding sequence ATGAAGGCACTCCAAAACGCGATTGATGAAATTACGGATATTGCGTCTGGATTTGGACTTGATTTTTTTCCGATGCGTTATGAAATTTGTCCTGCAGATATTATTTATACATTTGGAGCATATGGCATGCCTACGCGGTTTACCCATTGGAGCTTTGGTAAACAGTTTCATAAAATGAAGCTACAATATGACCTTGGATTAAGTCAAATATATGAGCTGGTCATTAATTCCGATCCTTGCTATGCATTTTTACTTAATACCAATAGTTTGATTCAAAATAAACTCATTGTTGCGCATGTACTTGCCCATTGTGATTTTTTCAAAAATAATGTTCGCTTCTCCAATACTAGAAGAGATATGGTGGAGAGTATGACAGCAACTGCAGAGCGTATTGCTGACTATGAGATGTTGTATGGGAAGGATGAGGTAGAAAAGTTCTTAGACGCTATTCTATCGATTCAGGAGCACATTGATCCATCAATTGTAAGACCAAAGTTAAATGTGAATGACGTTGAGGCGGATGATAAGAAAGAACAGGCGCAACCAGTAACTCCTTATGATGATTTATGGAGTTTGGATAAAAATCCATCATCTGACAATAAGCCATCAACAGATAAACAAAAGAAAAAATTTCCCCCGAAGCCAGAAAAAGATATTTTACTTTTCATTGAGGAAAATAGTCGCGAATTAGCAGATTGGCAACGTGACATTTTAACGATGATGCGCGAAGAAATGCAATATTTCTGGCCACAGCTTGAGACGAAAATCATGAATGAAGGCTGGGCATCTTATTGGCATCAACGGATCCTAAGGGAATTGGATCTAACGTCTGACGAAGCGGTTGAATTTGCGTCGTTGAACGCAAGTGTTGTGCAGCCTTCCAAACAACAAATTAATCCTTATTACCTTGGCTTAAAAATTTATGAGGACATTGAAGAACGATACAACAATCCTACGAAAGAGATGCAGGAATTAGGCGTTGAACTCAATTCAGGTAGGGAAAAGATGTTTGAAGTTCGGGAAATCGAATCTGATATTTCATTCATCAGAAATTATTTAACCAAGGATTTAGTTAAGCAAGAAGATATGTATTTATTCGAGAAACAAGGTCGTGATTATAAAATTACGGATAAGGATTATGAGCAAGTAAGAGATCAGCTGATACACATGCGGGTGAATGGAGGCTTCCCGTTTCTAAGCGTGGAAGATGGAGACTACATGCGAAACGGAGAGCTGTATTTGGTGCATAGCTATGAGGGCACCGAGTTGAATCTTCCGTACTTGGAAAATGTGCTCCCATATATCTATCAATTGTGGGGTCGAAATGTTCACATGGAAACGTATGTGGAGGATAAGAAGGTCAAATATGCGTATGATGGAAAAAGGGTGCAGCGGCATTATTTGTAG
- a CDS encoding GbsR/MarR family transcriptional regulator — MEEEQMLNKMIKVEEQFVDKIADNMHTFGISITVGRVLGTIYMNREPMTLDELSESIGMSKTRMSQVVREMLDLNIAEKVFEKGVRKDLYNVERDYYQTFISLFTSNWRKAINKSKVFEQKLQRELADIEKSEPLNEQTEEKLNELLKETRIWLDYYDWIDRLTEFFESGEIFEHVPIRESKTDK, encoded by the coding sequence ATGGAAGAGGAACAAATGCTCAACAAAATGATAAAAGTTGAAGAACAATTTGTAGATAAAATCGCCGACAATATGCATACATTTGGAATATCGATAACCGTAGGGCGTGTTCTTGGAACCATTTATATGAATAGAGAACCGATGACGCTTGATGAATTGTCAGAGAGTATCGGGATGAGTAAAACCCGGATGAGCCAGGTTGTACGGGAAATGCTAGACCTCAATATCGCAGAGAAGGTATTTGAAAAAGGGGTGCGTAAAGACCTGTACAACGTTGAGCGTGATTACTACCAAACGTTTATATCATTATTTACATCTAACTGGCGCAAAGCTATTAATAAAAGCAAAGTATTCGAGCAAAAGCTTCAGCGAGAACTTGCCGATATTGAAAAAAGTGAACCATTAAATGAACAAACAGAAGAAAAGCTCAATGAATTGCTGAAAGAAACGCGAATATGGTTGGATTACTATGACTGGATTGACAGGCTAACTGAGTTTTTCGAAAGTGGAGAGATATTTGAACACGTACCCATACGTGAAAGTAAAACAGATAAATAA
- a CDS encoding YpjP family protein: MKLWIRKISVILITFMTLGVYIPPTYLNTNAEETNEAVSSEADVIIPVAEINEEEIIEDEPDDFISLLTKQAKEQTMTKLGPKIVQQVDDEFTSVILPEMEKVLNNIVEKAEESSPYLAITEEPAHGYGEKIFNIYDYQTKKDIVRFDVRREKRPLEGYWFNFHYHVSSDDFEEHHPLGEIYWDKNIPPKWMS; this comes from the coding sequence ATGAAGCTATGGATTAGAAAAATATCCGTTATTCTGATTACATTTATGACGCTTGGAGTATATATTCCGCCAACTTATTTAAATACCAATGCTGAGGAAACGAATGAAGCTGTTTCTTCGGAAGCGGATGTTATCATCCCAGTTGCAGAAATTAACGAAGAAGAAATAATAGAAGATGAACCTGATGATTTTATAAGTTTATTAACTAAACAAGCTAAGGAACAAACCATGACCAAATTAGGGCCAAAAATTGTTCAACAAGTGGATGATGAATTCACGAGTGTTATTTTACCCGAAATGGAAAAAGTACTTAATAACATAGTAGAAAAAGCAGAAGAAAGCTCCCCTTATCTCGCAATTACAGAGGAACCAGCACATGGATATGGAGAAAAGATATTTAACATATATGATTACCAAACAAAGAAAGATATTGTTAGATTTGATGTTAGGCGCGAAAAACGGCCACTTGAGGGATATTGGTTCAATTTTCACTATCACGTAAGTTCCGATGATTTTGAAGAACACCATCCGCTTGGGGAAATTTATTGGGACAAAAATATTCCGCCAAAATGGATGTCATAA
- a CDS encoding BKACE family enzyme produces the protein MQKKIIISCAVTGAGATTKKSPHVPVTPKEIADSAIEAAKAGATIAHVHVRDPKTGDLSHDPELFREVVERVRESDTDVVLNITAGGGGDWIPSDEDPATGGPGTDIQTPEQRHEPVGKFLPEICTLDCGSVNFGEQVYISPTDWLREQARLIQQSGVKPELECFDTGQIRFAKQLINEGLIDGDPMFQFCLGIPWGADADAETMLYMRDKIPENSHWAAFGIGRMQMPMVAQSILLGGHVRVGLEDNLYLKKGVLATNGQLVEKAVSIIEHLGSVPMTPQEAREQLGLRNPHGKAE, from the coding sequence ATGCAAAAAAAAATCATTATATCATGTGCTGTTACAGGAGCTGGAGCGACTACGAAAAAAAGCCCACACGTTCCCGTCACACCTAAGGAGATTGCAGATTCAGCAATTGAGGCAGCAAAAGCTGGCGCAACGATTGCCCATGTTCACGTCCGTGACCCAAAAACTGGTGATCTAAGCCATGATCCAGAACTGTTCCGCGAAGTCGTGGAAAGAGTTCGTGAGTCAGACACAGATGTAGTTCTTAATATCACAGCTGGAGGCGGTGGCGACTGGATCCCAAGTGATGAAGATCCGGCTACCGGTGGACCAGGTACGGATATCCAGACTCCCGAACAACGTCATGAGCCAGTTGGTAAATTTTTACCAGAAATTTGTACACTAGATTGCGGCAGTGTTAACTTTGGTGAACAAGTTTACATTAGTCCAACCGATTGGTTGCGCGAACAAGCTCGACTTATCCAGCAAAGTGGTGTGAAGCCAGAACTAGAGTGCTTCGACACTGGACAAATTCGCTTTGCTAAACAGCTGATAAATGAAGGTCTCATTGACGGCGACCCGATGTTCCAGTTTTGTCTCGGTATTCCATGGGGGGCAGATGCAGACGCTGAAACAATGCTTTATATGCGTGACAAAATTCCAGAAAACTCCCATTGGGCTGCATTTGGAATCGGACGCATGCAAATGCCAATGGTAGCACAATCTATTCTTCTTGGCGGACATGTCCGTGTCGGTTTGGAGGACAACCTGTATTTGAAGAAGGGTGTTCTTGCAACGAATGGTCAGCTTGTTGAAAAAGCTGTATCTATCATTGAACATCTTGGATCCGTGCCAATGACACCGCAAGAAGCACGCGAGCAACTCGGGTTAAGAAATCCACATGGGAAGGCTGAATAA
- a CDS encoding TerC family protein, with product MELWLEYGWALLVIIALEGLLSADNALVMGVIVKNLPEKKRKKALFYGIVGAFVFRFAALFAISFVVNIWQVQAIGAAYLIYLGVKSLVKNKKEDKKGSGSEIDGDQSLWKAILKVELTDIAFAIDSILAAVAIAVALPSTPLPMFGGMDGGKFIVVFIGMIIGLALIRVAATYVVKFMKKYPVLEKAAFMIVAWVGIKLAVHTLAHPDVKLGLITESFTHSIWWKATFWGVMALIVIVSIVLAKRRGPAKDYKEENTSL from the coding sequence ATGGAATTATGGCTTGAATATGGCTGGGCATTGCTTGTTATCATTGCCCTAGAAGGATTGTTATCTGCAGATAATGCCCTTGTAATGGGGGTAATCGTTAAAAACTTACCAGAAAAAAAACGTAAAAAGGCACTATTTTATGGCATAGTAGGAGCATTCGTTTTTCGTTTTGCTGCATTATTCGCTATATCCTTTGTTGTTAATATATGGCAAGTTCAAGCAATTGGAGCTGCATACTTAATATACTTAGGTGTAAAAAGCCTCGTTAAAAACAAAAAAGAAGACAAAAAGGGTTCAGGTTCGGAAATCGATGGAGATCAAAGCTTATGGAAAGCTATCCTAAAAGTAGAACTAACAGATATTGCATTTGCGATTGACTCCATACTAGCAGCTGTCGCAATTGCTGTCGCTCTTCCATCTACACCATTACCAATGTTTGGTGGAATGGATGGAGGTAAATTCATTGTAGTATTCATAGGTATGATAATCGGTCTTGCATTAATTCGTGTTGCCGCAACATATGTCGTCAAGTTCATGAAAAAGTACCCTGTATTAGAAAAAGCAGCATTCATGATCGTTGCATGGGTCGGTATAAAATTGGCCGTGCATACACTAGCCCACCCAGATGTGAAATTAGGATTAATCACAGAATCATTTACCCATAGTATATGGTGGAAGGCTACTTTCTGGGGTGTGATGGCGTTGATTGTGATTGTGTCTATTGTGTTGGCTAAGAGACGTGGGCCTGCAAAGGATTACAAAGAGGAGAATACCTCATTATAA
- a CDS encoding nucleotidyltransferase substrate binding protein, with protein MSHRKLRQSMENLQKAIRRLEDALNEDEINSLYIDGTIQRFEFTFELYWKTLKRLLEEEGIEPKTPRDTLKRAYAIGWLENEESWLQMLRDRNETSYVYDEEKAKRIYKHIAGYFPEMKATFNVLKEKYKDSENEVPND; from the coding sequence ATGTCTCATAGAAAACTTAGGCAGAGTATGGAAAACTTACAAAAAGCAATTCGACGATTAGAAGATGCTTTAAATGAGGACGAGATAAATAGTTTATATATTGATGGAACGATACAGCGTTTTGAATTTACATTTGAATTATACTGGAAAACGCTAAAAAGGTTGCTGGAAGAAGAAGGTATCGAACCCAAAACCCCCAGAGATACTTTGAAGCGGGCTTATGCGATTGGTTGGTTAGAAAATGAAGAATCTTGGTTACAAATGCTGCGAGATAGGAATGAAACTTCTTATGTATATGATGAGGAAAAGGCAAAGCGGATATATAAACATATTGCTGGATACTTCCCGGAAATGAAGGCGACGTTTAACGTATTAAAAGAAAAATATAAAGATAGCGAAAATGAAGTACCAAATGATTGA
- a CDS encoding L-carnitine dehydrogenase, with protein sequence MDDIKNTIQKVTVVGTGVIGNGWIARFLAQGYEVTATDPAPNAEEKMWAAIDNAWPALEKLGLAEDATRDRLHFELDLESAVADADLIQENAPEREELKRKLLADIDRIAKPEAIIASSTSGIMPSTLQADCEHPERVIVAHPFNPVYLVPLVELVGGKLTAPENIKKAEAFYTSVNMKPLIISKEIEGHVADRLMEAIWRESLHLVNDGIATTEEIDASIVYGPGLRWALMGPFLTLHLAGGEQGMRHMLEQFGPALKLPWTKLVAPELTDELTERVIEGCEQQTEGHSITELEQRRDNFLIELQQLLEKYWPAANLNGKI encoded by the coding sequence ATGGATGACATCAAGAATACCATTCAAAAAGTAACTGTCGTAGGCACAGGTGTTATTGGCAACGGCTGGATCGCTCGCTTCTTAGCGCAAGGCTATGAGGTTACAGCTACTGATCCAGCCCCTAATGCTGAAGAAAAAATGTGGGCTGCCATAGACAATGCCTGGCCAGCACTGGAAAAGCTCGGCCTAGCTGAAGACGCAACACGCGACCGTCTTCATTTTGAGCTGGATCTTGAAAGTGCTGTAGCAGATGCCGATTTAATTCAGGAAAATGCTCCAGAACGGGAAGAATTGAAACGGAAACTGTTAGCAGATATCGACCGTATTGCAAAACCAGAGGCTATCATTGCGTCCAGCACCTCTGGTATCATGCCAAGTACATTACAAGCAGATTGCGAGCATCCAGAACGCGTTATTGTAGCTCATCCGTTTAACCCAGTGTACCTCGTACCGCTTGTTGAACTTGTGGGAGGCAAACTTACAGCTCCTGAGAATATTAAAAAGGCAGAAGCTTTCTATACGTCAGTTAACATGAAGCCACTCATCATTTCCAAAGAAATTGAAGGTCACGTGGCAGACAGGCTAATGGAAGCGATCTGGCGTGAATCCTTACACCTTGTAAATGACGGAATTGCTACAACAGAAGAAATTGATGCTTCAATCGTCTACGGACCTGGCCTGCGATGGGCGTTAATGGGACCTTTCTTAACGCTACACTTGGCCGGCGGTGAGCAAGGTATGAGACATATGCTGGAACAATTCGGTCCTGCATTGAAATTACCATGGACAAAACTTGTTGCGCCAGAATTGACTGATGAGTTGACAGAACGTGTTATTGAAGGATGCGAACAGCAGACGGAAGGCCATTCGATTACAGAACTTGAACAACGACGCGACAATTTTCTGATAGAACTACAACAGCTGCTTGAAAAGTATTGGCCAGCAGCAAACCTGAACGGAAAAATTTAA
- a CDS encoding CBO0543 family protein, producing MNISLLFDYLLLPTIGVLYNQVSYRSKTLMALSKALFFSVPMTVFECFLERSYGKSGNGIIR from the coding sequence ATGAATATTAGCTTACTGTTTGATTACTTACTGCTTCCAACAATAGGTGTTTTATATAACCAGGTATCCTACCGTTCGAAGACATTAATGGCGTTATCAAAAGCACTTTTCTTTAGCGTACCGATGACAGTCTTTGAGTGTTTTTTGGAAAGATCATATGGAAAAAGTGGAAATGGCATTATACGTTGA
- a CDS encoding nucleotidyltransferase domain-containing protein produces MIEQRLEKQLITIGLRVDKVEKIILFGSRAVGDHKKRSDIDLAFVAPDMARREWIDLTFTIEDELDTLLLLDIVKLEDEDVSLQFKKEIIKNGKVLYSKLED; encoded by the coding sequence ATGATTGAGCAAAGACTTGAGAAACAGTTAATTACTATCGGTTTAAGAGTGGATAAAGTGGAAAAGATTATTCTCTTCGGGTCAAGAGCGGTTGGGGATCATAAGAAAAGATCTGATATTGATTTGGCCTTTGTCGCTCCCGATATGGCAAGAAGGGAATGGATTGATTTAACTTTTACTATCGAGGATGAGCTGGATACGTTGCTTTTATTAGACATTGTTAAACTGGAAGATGAAGATGTTTCCTTGCAATTTAAGAAGGAGATTATCAAGAATGGGAAGGTTCTTTATAGCAAATTAGAAGACTAA
- a CDS encoding SGNH/GDSL hydrolase family protein translates to MKKVLKSLALLLIISLLFSNIAFAKSDNGKQSLVALGDSIPFGYNLGQHNHHPAKSAYPYLIGNDSDLRVRNLGVPGWQTHQMLTALKTDQKYRQAVRHADYIVLNIGNNDLLQALRAAQAASNGNSLLFMQLLQQEIQKSNLFANVGGIIEVTRSLTDAPIVVYNVYNPFQLDDPLYTFGSAILPTINSRFKDLTTLYNSQYGNVLLADAYSAFGQNQSTYVLPGDIHPTVEGQIKLAEIGMDVLDLN, encoded by the coding sequence TTGAAAAAAGTCCTCAAATCGTTAGCATTGCTTTTAATAATAAGTCTGTTATTTTCTAATATTGCTTTCGCAAAAAGTGATAATGGAAAGCAATCTTTAGTTGCTTTAGGCGATTCTATCCCATTCGGCTACAACTTGGGTCAACATAACCATCATCCTGCAAAATCTGCTTATCCTTATTTAATTGGGAATGATAGTGATTTACGTGTACGCAACCTTGGTGTTCCAGGCTGGCAAACACACCAAATGTTGACTGCTTTGAAAACAGATCAAAAGTATCGTCAAGCGGTTAGACATGCTGATTATATTGTTTTAAACATTGGAAATAACGATCTTTTGCAGGCATTAAGAGCCGCTCAAGCAGCGAGTAATGGAAACTCACTTCTGTTTATGCAATTGTTGCAACAAGAAATACAGAAAAGTAACCTGTTTGCAAACGTTGGTGGAATTATCGAGGTAACTCGCTCACTTACCGATGCGCCAATCGTGGTATACAATGTTTACAATCCTTTTCAATTAGATGATCCTTTATATACATTCGGTTCAGCAATTCTACCTACTATAAACAGTCGTTTTAAAGATTTAACAACTTTGTATAATAGTCAATATGGCAATGTTCTTTTGGCGGATGCCTATTCTGCATTTGGTCAGAATCAATCAACTTATGTACTTCCAGGTGACATCCATCCTACAGTTGAAGGACAAATCAAACTTGCTGAAATTGGCATGGATGTGTTAGATCTTAACTAA